Below is a window of Phycisphaerae bacterium DNA.
CGTGCCGCGGCATTGCGTCCCCCACGCGGTCGGCCCACTCGATGATGACGATGGCCCCCTGCGTCAGCATCTCTTCAAAGCCGATTGCCGCCAACTCGTCCGATGAGGTCAGCCGATACGCGTCGATGTGATGGATCGGCAACCGACCTTCGTACTCATTGACCAGCACGAAGGTCGGACTGTTCACCGCGCGCGGATCGCGGACGCCAAGCCCGAGCGCGAGGCCTTTCGCGAAGTGTGTCTTACCGGCCCCGAGGCGGCCAACCAGCGCGATGACATCGCCGGCGCGGAGCACCGCCCCCAGTCGACGGCCCAGCGCAATGGTTTCGTCCACGCTCGA
It encodes the following:
- the tsaE gene encoding tRNA (adenosine(37)-N6)-threonylcarbamoyltransferase complex ATPase subunit type 1 TsaE; the encoded protein is MANEPVGRFDAPLIARIETSSVDETIALGRRLGAVLRAGDVIALVGRLGAGKTHFAKGLALGLGVRDPRAVNSPTFVLVNEYEGRLPIHHIDAYRLTSSDELAAIGFEEMLTQGAIVIIEWADRVGDAMPRHALWIEFDTPGETARSISLRAAESELATRLLSAGLTGASEEAITDSQRGA